A single window of Senegalia massiliensis DNA harbors:
- a CDS encoding V-type ATP synthase subunit E, with translation MITIEEKLNLFSKHVFEEIRGASEEKIRKIEQHNKEQMDAHRYKIEQEKKAYAEEIIKKEKEKNDKQISQKKGQIKKEIMLEKNKLFNKLIEGIKNKLTIFITTNEYKNYLRNILENGLKEMSNKSNIEVKISKYDIKNNKDYIKTIILDNGFTNVNMLESDEDIIGGMILLDKSNRAILDLSLLDKLEQNKEYIGKMLYEALREGEEIEK, from the coding sequence TTGATAACCATTGAAGAGAAATTAAATCTCTTTTCCAAACATGTTTTTGAAGAGATTAGAGGAGCTAGCGAAGAAAAAATAAGGAAAATAGAACAACACAATAAAGAGCAAATGGACGCACATAGATATAAAATAGAACAAGAAAAGAAAGCATATGCAGAAGAAATAATAAAAAAAGAAAAAGAAAAAAATGACAAACAAATTTCTCAGAAAAAAGGACAAATAAAAAAAGAAATTATGCTTGAAAAGAATAAACTATTTAATAAGCTTATAGAAGGTATAAAAAATAAATTAACAATATTTATAACTACTAATGAGTATAAAAATTATCTGAGAAATATTCTAGAAAACGGATTGAAGGAAATGAGTAACAAAAGTAATATAGAAGTGAAAATTTCTAAATATGATATAAAAAATAATAAAGACTATATAAAAACTATAATATTAGACAATGGTTTTACTAATGTAAATATGTTGGAATCAGATGAAGATATAATTGGTGGAATGATATTACTTGATAAAAGTAATCGTGCTATTTTGGACCTTAGCCTTCTAGATAAATTAGAACAGAATAAAGAGTATATAGGAAAAATGTTATATGAAGCATTGAGAGAAGGTGAAGAAATTGAAAAATAA
- a CDS encoding V-type ATP synthase subunit F, with amino-acid sequence MKSFLISDNRDTLLAMRLAGIDGIIAHEKEEILKQLNSALKDKNIGIIIITERIQDKIMDRVMEVRINENNHLIVTIPDRHGFSSKEDFITKYINESIGIKI; translated from the coding sequence ATGAAATCATTTTTAATAAGTGACAATAGAGACACACTTCTTGCAATGAGACTTGCAGGAATTGATGGAATAATAGCACATGAAAAAGAAGAGATTTTAAAACAACTAAACTCTGCACTAAAAGATAAAAATATAGGAATTATAATAATAACAGAGAGAATACAAGATAAAATCATGGATAGGGTAATGGAAGTAAGGATAAATGAAAATAATCACCTTATAGTTACAATACCTGATAGACATGGATTTTCAAGTAAAGAGGATTTTATAACTAAATATATAAATGAATCTATAGGAATAAAAATATAG
- a CDS encoding ATP synthase subunit C, producing the protein MIIAIMIMTTILVIATIATGLYFLNKENEKTGFKISKALRINLFVFIPLLLGALTILMPDAVKAATRAPEETSASGLQYIAAALSTGLATIGAGYAVGAVGSSALGAVSEDPKILGKTLIFVGLAEGVAIYGLIVSIFILFV; encoded by the coding sequence ATGATTATTGCAATAATGATTATGACAACTATTTTAGTAATTGCTACTATAGCAACAGGCTTATATTTTTTAAATAAAGAAAATGAAAAGACAGGATTTAAAATAAGCAAAGCTTTAAGAATAAATCTCTTTGTATTTATACCTTTACTTTTAGGAGCACTTACTATACTAATGCCAGATGCTGTAAAAGCTGCTACTAGAGCACCAGAAGAGACTAGTGCTTCTGGACTTCAATATATTGCAGCAGCACTGTCTACAGGACTTGCAACGATAGGTGCAGGTTATGCAGTTGGAGCAGTAGGATCCTCAGCACTTGGTGCAGTATCAGAAGACCCTAAAATACTAGGTAAAACTCTTATATTTGTAGGGCTTGCAGAAGGTGTTGCAATATATGGATTAATTGTATCTATATTTATACTTTTTGTATAG